The Anastrepha ludens isolate Willacy chromosome X, idAnaLude1.1, whole genome shotgun sequence genome includes a window with the following:
- the LOC128870484 gene encoding uncharacterized protein LOC128870484, with amino-acid sequence MSFLRPHVIPRPIRCSHNVCPAVASLTPSIATTTLSPLPPIVPEEEFFDDVDSPLPSTSATSPPQSQRPSGKKRDRSAEVENGILEAIDLLKKRCLERENKPNNSADSFGYMIGSMVAKMSAAKQARALQGILEVIFKIEQEPE; translated from the exons ATGTCGTTTTTAAGGCCGCATGTTATTCCTCGACC aattaggTGCTCACACAATGTGTGCCCAGCAGTAGCTTCGCTTACACCTTCAATTGCTACTACTACGCTCTCACCGTTGCCACCAATAGTGCCAGAAGAAGAGTTTTTTGATGATGTAGATTCACCATTGCCATCAACATCAGCGACATCTCCACCCCAGTCACAGCGACCTAGCGGAAAAAAACGGGACAGAAGTGCTGAGGTCGAGAATGGCATCTTGGAAGCAATCGATCTCTTGAAAAAGAGATGCCTAGAAAGAGAAAATAAACCAAACAACTCGGCGGACTCCTTCGGTTACATGATTGGCTCAATGGTTGCCAAAATGAGTGCAGCTAAGCAAGCCCGGGCCCTGCAAGGAATCCTCGAGGTTATATTTAAAATAGAGCAGGAGCCGGAATGa
- the LOC128870486 gene encoding uncharacterized protein LOC128870486, which yields MSFLRPHVIPRPIRCSHNVCPAVASLTPSIATTTLSPLPPIVPEEEFFDDVDSPLPSTSATSPPQSQRPSGKKRDRSAAVENGILEAIDLLKKRCLERENKPNNSADSFGYMIGSMVAKMSAAKQARALQGILEVIFKIEQEPE from the exons ATGTCGTTTTTAAGGCCGCATGTTATTCCTCGACC aattaggTGCTCACACAATGTGTGCCCAGCAGTAGCTTCGCTTACACCTTCAATTGCTACTACTACGCTCTCACCGTTGCCACCAATAGTGCCAGAAGAAGAGTTTTTTGATGATGTAGATTCACCATTGCCATCAACATCAGCGACATCTCCACCCCAGTCACAGCGACCTAGCGGAAAAAAACGGGACAGAAGTGCTGCGGTCGAGAATGGCATCTTGGAAGCAATCGATCTCTTGAAAAAGAGATGCCTAGAAAGAGAAAATAAACCAAACAACTCGGCGGACTCCTTCGGTTACATGATTGGCTCAATGGTTGCCAAAATGAGTGCAGCTAAGCAAGCCCGGGCCCTGCAAGGAATCCTCGAGGTTATATTTAAAATAGAGCAGGAGCCGGAATGa